TCGCTAGAGATATTTACAGTAACTGGAACTGTCTCATGATTGAGGTCTTTGGTTGCGTTCAGGGGGAGGCGGAATCGAAAGGAGGGCGTTTCGACCTTCTGCTCCGCCGATTTCCTCTTCGGGAACCCTCGTGGAAattagagaaagagagggtgGACAACGTTCACGTGGAGACACGAGGCTTTCTTTTCATTGTACAGAGATAGCGAAAAAGTGTGCAGCGCTAGTCTACCCTGTTCCTCCATTGATAAAATAAGACATCGAGGAAGTTACGATTACCGGATACATCATAGTGACGAcgatttcgtaaaataaatcgaCTTTAGGACGTCGTAATAAATAGTAGCGAGCAATAGTTACtttaaatagtaatattaattagtagTAGTGAAATGCTCGTAGGCAATAGTTACGAAGAGAGATGGTAGATTCAGCTTTTTATAATGCGTCGAAGAGGTATAGTCGAAAAACGGGGCTGGGAGAAAGggacgagaaagagagagtgcGATAAAGTTAATGGTCGTAGTCAGGAACATGCGACATTTACACATCGAGTACATTTAAACGTGTGTGTTACGTCATCTCGCGTCTTATTATGAATTTTCCGCCGCAATTATCGCTGTCGCTTCGATGGTTTTAAAGAAACCCAACAACAACTTTCCTCTTTCCTACGCAgcgaattaaatatatctcttCTCGCTCTTGTCCATCGacttataaattaaatgttatccTGTATGTAAATTACTTTATGACTAGACACGTAAAGCACAAAAGTGGATCGTTGATTTTCAACATTGAATCGACGATGCTAGATTATCGAAGCGACGTCGAACGACATATATTTTCGGAATAAAATGCCTCTTTCGATAAGCTCGTGACTAAGGTCgacatattattaaacaattagaCTAGAAAAGACTAGAAAATAGCTTTTTATCCTTAAATATATGTGTGTTTGGTATCTTTAGTACCTAAAgacgtatacgtatatcttttcgaataaaaatatcctaCCAATTTCCGTCGAAATATCTTACGCTTGAAGAATAGGACTTGACAGTGATCGATGCACGCAGAGCGCGTTTCGTTCAATAAACGATTCGTAATTACACGATGAACGTATTAAACGCTAGTTTCAAATAATCCTTTGCGATTTCCCATTCGGATTTACCAGCGCATCGCCTATCGATTCATCGATCGGCTGGAAATTTAATCGGCTAGTAAAACACGAGTCTTCGAACGTAACTTGCCGTTTGTTAAACGCCAAGATGTTTTCACCACGAGATTTACGGTACACTTGTCACGAGGTTGGAGCACACACGTGTCAAATGATAAAACTAGAGAAAAGTATCGCGGAGACAAAACGGTGACAAGTGTCCGCTTcgattaatataatagaacaGACTGGACGAATGGCGGGAAGAATAAGCCGGACCGCAAACAGTTAAATGCTCAGCGAAAACCACGACATTGCGACTTGTTTGACATGCTGCATAATTTGTGCAATCCGACGCGAGACGTGGATATTTGAAGTGACTTGCGCGGTGTGGCTAATAGGTACATAACTACAAGTACGTATAGTTCGACCGCCCATTTACGTAACAGTATATGCCTATCGAAGGTCAGACACGACAATTAGATTCCTACGCGTCCCGAGCTTTGCTTTTGCTCCCTCCGTCGTTCCGGTTACGATTATATGAAAGTTTCGCAATCGCGATACTTAACGAATATAATCGCGATCCCGCGCACTCGGACGACGCAAGCGCTTCTTCAAAGGAATCGAGAGGATTCATCGAAATCAACGGTTCCATGTTCCCAAATTGTTTTGCCTTATCCATCGAGACAGGGAATAGTAGCGATACCATGCTATTCGgacaaatattgttttatagaattaaGTAGCGATTAAAAAACATTCTAATAGGACAAAGAAAACGCACGAGAttgatttttgtttgaaatatataaatacaacgagctttcagtattttttaaatatgccCCGCTGTAGATGGTAAGTCGCTTCTTTTCATTCGTCAAGGATCGATGTTGCAACCGATAATAGAATAGAAtcgaatagaatagaatagaatagaatagaatagaatagaatagtaTAACAGTAGagtaattgttaataaattcgCACTGACGATCTTTCTGATAAATTTCTCTACAAAGATGACTGCAACCAAAGATAATGCCGAAACTTCGCAACAAACGCATCGCAAACCTCTCGAGCCTCTTATTAGGTTCATGGAACGTTAAACGTCCTTGTCCAAATAGAATCATCTCGATACTGTTTCGTGTCTAAACGGATAATATAAACAATCACAAATTACATACGAAAATGCATGTAACGTTAGTTTTATAACTCTCCGCGTGATAGGCCTCGATCTTTTTTTACGCAATACGACACATTCGCATATTTGTGCTTGGATTGTCGCATCATCATCAAGCTTTTCAGAAAATACATTCGTGATACTgagtttatttcaatttttactaaattattcgtattacGTACTTGGTACGAGGGAAATTATGTTTACGAGGTTGTGTTTAGGAATCTGagtgaaattatttgtaaatgttCGCACGTTTGCGAAAGTTTTAATAATCGGAATAATTTCCCGGAAAATGCGTTAGCAAGAGGCGATATACTGTATTCTTGCCTGTGTTCTGTCTCCCCTCTTGCTGCAAACTTTCCCCTTTTCCAGCTCGatgcattatttataaaatcgttgcaagcaaatatttttcaggtTAACGATACCGCACAGGTAGCTATACATGCGCAGATAACTTCATTTATAGGTTGCCAAAACTCTAGAGctgtttttattattccgtATGAAGAGTATATTTTTGTGTAATccaatatcgtaatattataccaTAGTCGATATCGCGAATGTACTTGCGAAAAGACACTTGAGAAGAACGCAAGACTTTGTACTCTTTGCTTTGAAATTTGCTAGAAGAATTTTGCACGAGTAGCTGAACAGTCAAATATTGACGCGAATAAAAGCGTTTGAAAATGTCTAAGAAAATAGTCATTCGGTTAGTTTCGACCTCGCGAGGTAGCAGTTTCGCACATTTTGATCGAATACAATTTTGATTATAGAGATTTTTGGCTCAGCGCTCGATTCGACGAGACCGTTTAAGTTTCACGGAACATTTTCTCCCAAGTTGGGCAAGTGAAAATGGTtgtgatattttcataacGTGCTCCGAGATCATGGAAATGTAGCGACattgtaaaatttggaaaagaaaggaaccaAGGAGAACGTTGCGAAAGCGCGCCTGCGAACCGATGATGTAACGCGCACAACGGATAGCGGTGATCGCGAGTTCACAGGCGCCGCGTTTTCTGTCgcgttataaaaaaatgttgcgcGCTTCGAGCTCCTTCTTTTAACTGCTATGGACGGATATATCCGCATCGATCTTTTCATCACCGATCGGGCCGCACTTTGCTTCTTTCTCCGTAATCGAATCGTTTTAATCCGCGGAATCGCATCCCAGTCTTGGTCAACCATTTTCGGTCACCTGTTTCGATTCTCCGGCTGCTCTCCAAACGGAATTTCGAAAACAATGTGGCCCGCCGATACGCGCCAGAGGGAATGTCGAGTACCGTTGCTGACAATCAATAATATGGCCAGTGATTTTCAATTCTGTACGATTGCAAATGGGCAGTGATTTTCAATTCCATACGATTGCATCTCCACTTTCGAGTctcgtctttttttctttcctttttttaatgaaaaaccACGCCCTTCTGGGCGGTGTTGGTTACTTTCAAAAAATTCGTCATTCATCGCCGAGCTATCTTTATCGTGAGTCTCTCTCTCGATGAGTCTTCGTTTTGATTCCCGCTCACGTTGAATCCTCTTTCTTGCGTTCAGAACTCTCGCGAGGGACGTTGACGGAAAGGTTCCGCGACGTGATTCGAACATATCATTCCAGAATGCTTTGCTGTTTCAAGGAACATCGTGAGACGTtcgcgtataaatattttaaacgaagcCGCCCAGGGCATCGTGAAAGTCTTGTAGATAGGCGAGAAGTTGAGGCATGGTCGGCCGGTCTCTCGAAAGGCCTAACCAACAGACGGCCATTACGGCGAAAAATTCGTCCGGGCATGGCCTCGGCTGGGCCAGTCGATAACCATCTCGAAGACACGCCATCATTTCGAAAGGATCCACCTCGACGTACGGTTGCTGGCCCATCGTCGCCAATTCCCACAGGAACACTCCGAACGACCActtgcaaaaagaaaagaaaagaaaatgaataattactCGTCATGTTTGATAAGAGTTCGCTTACGTTCACGTCACGTAATTACTCGTATAATGTTTTTTCCAgtgttcataatttttattaatcaaacgaacgatataacgtttaccACTTTCTTACCGCGATCTCATCAAATCCGCGATTCtcgataaaatgtttctctttattaaaattcgaaactaCCGAATTCctcgttatttaataatcttatCCATTTTGTCCATTTGTATGTCTTTATAGCCGTAATAGCTTCTTTCAACGTAAAAAACGCTCTTCGATAATGTCAGTTGAAAATGATTTACTTTGTTACAAGTATctactttcatattttatgtatcaGTGTGATAATATCGTAACAAAAGTTACAACGTGcgttatatatgtatctttcACGAAGTATAAGCAAATTTAAATAGGTAACTATTTATGGAGTCGCttctcatttaaataaatttcctttctaCGTTTTAAAGAATCTTTTTTCCTCAAAGAACCGATCCATTggatacgaaatatttttttgtttcctgTTTCGTTCGAAAACGCGTCATAATTTAACCTGTCGCAGCACGGATACAAATTCGACTAaagtttgttttaatatacctaagtaattttttttttaattcattactCATTCACAATCGAATCAACCTGCGTGTACGATAGAACTCCGTTTATACGAGTTAGTCGAAACATAATGCGAGagaacaaataatttacataattccGATTCGTGCGATAAAAATCAATCGATTCTCTCCATCGGCTATGATCAGAGCATGTactttaatacaaatatttggaTCATCAAACTACAACACTACGCTACAATGATAATTCCATGCTTCATAATCATCATACTTGCGTATAATGGGAATATCAAGAGCCGATTAAATTGGTTTTTGAGAGCCGATACGCCAGCGATTTTCAACTAGAGTGCCGTGAGAATTTTTCAAGTACAAAAACGACTATCCTGAaccaaatatattatacttcttGTAATTTTAGTTGCCTTTCTGTTGACTTTCGGTAACCGGTTTATACGTGCCACGAGATGAATAAAGTTAATATATAATGAGATATAATacatacgaataaaataaagtataacgcGATGATAAGACCGACGTTTGTAATTGTCTATAGACTCGTCTTGTTGCTTGAAATGTTCTCTACGTTCAGATTCTTGATTTCTGAATTAAAAGTCAAATTCAGAGATTAGATCCttctaaattaatagaaaggCGTCTGACgttaatatacgtaataacgttttacttgaaaatgtgttataataatatacgtatgtgtatagtatattaatagtaataaatagtaaaaataatcttccaatagataatttaaatgtatatagtCTACtgattttattagaaaattcagTCGTCCATTATCGTCAGGGAGTGGTACAGCTTCAAAAGTTTATTGGAATTCAGTACGAATTATGGTCCGTACCACGTCCGTCGCCGTGCTATACTGATTGTGCTGGAGAGTCTCCAAGGCCATCCAACGAATGGGTCTGTTCTCGTTATCACCGAGACAATGGTAATCCTGAGGGAAGAGATCTCGCGCCAAAGCCGTATCAGCTAATCGCACGCGAAGACTGCTTGGCTCGATCAAACAGTTTCTGGCAGCGATATCCCTGGAAACATATTGTCGATTATACAGGATGTTGCAAACAGCCTTCTTTCCAGCCAAACTTTGCGTCAGCATGTTCAACGGTATAAATGCTACAGATACGAGAAAGCTATTAACACGGGATGATTTGGAAGCCGTAACATAGACAGAAAAAATGTAGTTTCTCGCGTAATTTTTACGATAGGCTCTTTCTGTGCCATGATTTTCAAATCACCTTGTACAAATATAGGTTGTTTTAACCAAACATAAGTTTCATCGACATAATTTTAACACAAATTGAAACGAAGGATTAAAGCACGTCACTTTAATCTCTTCGGGGATAAGTTTACCAAACACATTTATTTCCTATTCTTTAGTTATTTGATCGAGATAGATAATTTCGGACAATCTGGTAAATTGGCCTgctattacaatttattacaatttttattcacgCATTATCTTTCAAGCTTCGAACATACAATCGATTAACTACAAACATATTTACGCATTCGTCCATCTTATGAAAACAGTACTTTATAATTCCATTTGAGAAGCAGATCTCATTTACACGTTGTTTGCATAATTTACACCTACTGGCAACGAGTGGTATTTGCGTATCTTAGTCACTCTCTGTGACAGCAATTCAGTTCACATTCTAATCAATCTACCGAACAGAGAAATATGTAGATGCAATCACCTGTGCAAGAGCCCTCGACCGTGCAAGAATGCCCCTGCTCTAGCAACCTGCGCGCCAACGTGCACCAAGTCCCTGGTCCCAGGATGATGGTTTCCGTCGGTAAGGTACAACTTCAAATTCAACTCGCCTGGCGAACTCGTGTACGCCAATAACGGGCAAGAACTATCCAGGCAGGCGGCGGCGAGCGAAGCTATGTTTGCGTGCGCTAATCCTGCCAGCTGCGAGCCCTCGACCACCAACAAAGAGGCTTGATAAGCCGATGCCACTTCTAAAATGATTAACATCTCTTATTAATTCCTGCAGCAATTTCCGTTATCCTTCGTGTTATCGTTAACGCGTTTgaaagttgtaaaatttaggctataagatattaaacaatttacaaCAATTACGATCTTCCGATTATTTTTGTCGCCTTTAACCTATTTAGTTAGTTAGTCCTATTGGACGTATTCATTCCGTAAcggattttattgaaatattttcctcgtttcgtttcatcgtttccttcttttctttcgttttacgaatCTGCGGCAGATACATGATTTTCTACCTTATCGCACGTCGCTAGCCTAGAGTAGTACAACTTGCGTTCAAATTTCAACACCTGTACgcataattgaaaataatattatcgaataatattttcaatttttcgtacCGATGTTGATAAAGTTGTTCAACGAAGTACGTTAaacatatgcatataaatcACCTGGCGATATTTGATACTTTGACATACAAATGGTAAGCAAAGCAAAATGTTTTTCCCCTCATCGAATTGCATACATTAGATTTAAAAACCTGACACACTTAATTACACATTCAAAGATAAACATATGAAACAACATCTTTTTcttatgaaattacgtttttCTACGCAGTGTAACTGcaacattttattcgattgtaattaacatatttatcaaaataatctaTGAATACATTAGCAAATCGTAAGTTacttaaatatgtattataaggAGGAgttttcaaagtaaaaaatcCTTCATCATGAACTTTATTAACATCGTGTTGGTTGATAGAATGACACATTCTCGAATATGTCTGATCGTAAAAGGTTCGAGCATCGAGCCCTTGCAACCTACTTATGTACTTGCGAAACGTTTCAAGAGATTTGTAAAGGTGttccaattaatttaaaaagttaagaagaacaaatattttgcacGATATCGATTTGTTTCGTAAAAACATCAAAACGACTCTCTTGCTATTCCTAAAGCGACGAGTCGTTACTATTCCTAAAGCCTGATATCACGCTACTCTCCAACACGATACTAATACATCGATACCTGTGACTGTCTTTATGATGACTTCTTGTTCACGGCCGACCAATTCCAAGGTACCTTTGTAGACGCGTCCGAAGGTGCCCTCCTGTACGAGATTGCGACAGTAGAGCGCAGACCTCGATACCGCGAGTGCCCTAGCCTTCTCGCAAGGATCGGTCGACTATAAATTAACAGACAGGACACGAAGGTATTAAGCCTGATGCGCACAGACACCAAAGAGATTCCTAAACAATTTGCAACCGTTCTCGGCGTCTCTCGATCGCGTCACACGGCGTCTGCATAATTCATCACAGAACAAAATCCCTTCGCGGGGGAACTCATTAAAAAAGCATTTGTCGCCTGTAACAGGATACGAAAGAGGTCGCGAAGTCCCCGAAGGACAAGAAGAAtggcaagaagaaaaaaagaggaggacCAGCTTCCCTTCGCTCCCTCCCCTCTACCCCCAttcccccctccccctccccccaCGTCCGGCCGTGTcatcgttatatcgtcgttTCCATCGTAGCCACATTCCCCTTTGTTCCTCGACGGTTTTCCAGCGGTTCCTGCGTTGCGAAGCGTAGGACAGCTCCGACGGGGAGCAAACAGGGCTGCAGGGAGACCGgttattcattaatttcaattttccggAGTTTTGCCTTCGGCCCCTCCCATtccatttgcacgcgtctacGCGTGCACCGAGCTTTGTACGTGTACGTGCGAGACTAGCGACACtagcgagaaagaaagaggcaGAAGACGATGGAAAACCAGCTCTGAAAAGCATTGGCGGCGTGCAAATTACCGGAGGGCGTGCCCGATTTGAAAAGTAACGCGATGACCAagttgaaaagaaagattcCCCGAGCCGGAGAAAGGATGTCGCGGTCGAGATCATTCGTCGAAACTTCGGCGACAACGTTCGACGAGGATACGGCCGGCTAATATCACGACTTACCGTGCTCTGTAATTCTTATCCGACGCGACGACCGAAAAAAGATCTACTTCGAGCTAGCTTCTTTCTTCCGCTTTGTCCGCTGGTTTTCATTACCGCGTTTCGTTCCGCTCGTCGGTTTCattctctcttctcctctcccCGGTTTCAGTTTCTCCCTTCCTAATTTTCTTTatcgctctttctcttttttcttttctttttgacgCGAGAGAATTCTTGCCCTGCTCGTTTTTCGCTTctactctctctcttttccgtTTGTTAATGAAAACGCAATGAGACAATTTAAAATCGGCCAGCGAGCATGCCGGGAGGCTTATAAAGGACCGTCGCGGAGTTCGAAGCGTGGAATTTGGAACGCGGAATAagcttataaatataaatagaaacgaGAAGCGCACCTTTGTTTAACTGATAATCGCAACGCGAAGCGACACCGCCCGGCGCGGTGCGGtgcggagagagagagagaaagagagggaggtTTTCCGGTAGTTGGCGGGACGcaataatttcgttattatgGAAAGCAAAGCGGATGCTTCCATGTTGCTTTCGCCATGGTTTAAACGCGATAGCCGACACCGCTGCTAGgcacttttaattatattgtttgcAACCAGTAACGAGGTTTTCTATGGCGAAGTGAATTACGCCCGAATGCGCCGCGTGCTATAAAAATAAGACGCTAATGATGTTATCAAATGCTTCGCGTTATTCGCCGATATAACGCAGCAGTGATTAGATTATTAGAGCACTTTACGTGCAAGTTACGCTTTTGTAGTTTAATGCTATGACGCAGGCTTTATCAAACCGCGTAGGAAATCGGCTATAATGCATGGTCTCTGTTTCAAAGTTCTGCTTAATTTGTTCCACGTTTTCCTTTGTGCGTTTATAAAAAGTGTTAAATACACCGATTCGCCATAGTATTATATCACTGTCATATACGTACACGTGTACGCCATAATTGGCCACAAGTATgctatatgtaatattaaaggTGTGTATATAAGTATGGAAACATACTCGTTGTGTTTATCggaaaattctaaattccAACTATTTTAATCGGTATCTCGTATTAGAACGCACATATGATGAGAATTAAATAAcagatttatgataaaataatactgaAAACATTAGTAGGTATCGCACACCTCCCTCATCGACTCGTTTACTGTGTGGTAAAAACCttaatatatgcatatgtcAAGGTTGAGGTCACAGAGActagatttctttttctaagaatatttttacgatatttttccaaatcgCATATCTCAagaactaaaaagaaaaaattaagcCGAAAATTCGAAGCTTGCGTTACCTAGGAACGTACCCGTTTACAATCTACgagaaaataaatgcaaaGGATCGGTGCTGCGTAAACTTTTATCTACGTGTGACAATGTGAtacattattaaacaaataagtaataaataagaataaaatgtacGTAGACGATAGGTTATCGTATAATCttaagaagaaggaaaaattgtcGTGCGGAATTGAAGTTCCGTAGGAAAGGTGTGTTTTCGTTTGATATCACGTTTCGTATATATCACGAGTATATGCTGGTATTACAATTCGATTGCAAATTGGAAGCAAATATCGTGGGAGAGACAGTGGAAAATGACGCAAACGCGGTAAATGAGATTTCGGGAAAcgagtaataaatattatgccCCGAACGTTgattattgttatttgtttCGTGTTCGGCCGCGTGGCGATTGCTTTGCTCATCGCTGAATTGCTCATcgaagcaaataaaatttttcaatgctAACAACTACGTCCGACGCATAATTAACAAGCGGCTGCTATTAGTTTGAAAAAACGGATTCGTAATTGCCGCGAGAAACGAATGGGAAGAGGAATTGAACCGGCTGCAAACGTATTTTTTTGTAATGAATGTAGACTGACGAGTCGCTTTTATACAATCACAATCGGTCTATTGATTTAACGGCGCCAGCAGCGAACTTTTTGCTGGACGCGTACGATGCAGcaattcgatttatttatcgagAGGGTCTCGTCAAACGTCGTCGTTTGTTTCCCGTTGGAGCCACTTTGAAAGCATCGCTTTTAGGCACCGCCTAGCCTCCTCGTCACGAGGGTCGTGTcggaaacttttaatttcaatccggctaattaataatacagttTCCGATTTAACTACATTAAACACCGTCGACCATGGGACGAAAGACGATATCGTTCGGTTGGGAATTCGCTAAACCAGAGAATCGATTTATACATCCTATTCGGCGCGTTTAATGGTGACAAGTTTAAGAGCTGACTACGTTGCTCTTTAATTCTCGGCtagatagaattttattcggcaaagaaacgaagaagtaAATCGATAAGAGAGGGGAAAGCGAGaggatataaaatttgaacgaCGCGTGAAACGTGTATCTGGTTTAATCGAGTTCGATTTTAGGAATTTCGATATCGCTTGTAAGAGCTGGCAGAATTTATTAACTTGGATAAAACCGAAGTATAGAGTAGCTTTACgacaaatttacaatttacgcCAGTGTGTTTAAGTCGTGTTCGACAACTAACGTTCGACGTTAGGTACAAGTACGATATAGATGATGCTATCAAAGCAGTTGGAAGATAAAGCGAATACACTCGACATTTCCTTCTGGCACCGAAAGTTTTCCAACGTTTCTACgtcgttcgattatttttaaacggaATAAAAGTTCTTCGTTACACAGAATCCATCTAGAAGCTTCATGAATAACTGCAggaattgtttaaataattcaaagctTCAATTTCAGTACACGAGTTTACATCAAGAAGCTTGATCGAAGATAAAGCGACGAGAACTTCTTGAGCCAACACTGATCCGAATCGTCGATTCGAGGGCCGACATTTACAA
This sequence is a window from Bombus pyrosoma isolate SC7728 linkage group LG10, ASM1482585v1, whole genome shotgun sequence. Protein-coding genes within it:
- the LOC122571599 gene encoding tyrosine-protein kinase Drl isoform X2, yielding MELDYDVVGVPGGVSGMMALLPPRVNVSARGEVPVTLQVFRIRLPCSGLVSAQIPLALRLNVTAPPGTKYNDTILVFKRNKICLKGVQTPPRNDSVRLEPGPLVNGAGALYIAATCACALILVVGSVASAVYIRNSKARIQESQKTLPCCSNSAADTGGLARSSVLVRVDPRPGSANSGSYATIADLEPLYARPCGSRASYYASSHVTHLSQSTDPCEKARALAVSRSALYCRNLVQEGTFGRVYKGTLELVGREQEVIIKTVTEVASAYQASLLVVEGSQLAGLAHANIASLAAACLDSSCPLLAYTSSPGELNLKLYLTDGNHHPGTRDLVHVGAQVARAGAFLHGRGLLHRDIAARNCLIEPSSLRVRLADTALARDLFPQDYHCLGDNENRPIRWMALETLQHNQYSTATDVWSFGVFLWELATMGQQPYVEVDPFEMMACLRDGYRLAQPRPCPDEFFAVMAVCWLGLSRDRPTMPQLLAYLQDFHDALGGFV